Proteins found in one Penaeus vannamei isolate JL-2024 chromosome 29, ASM4276789v1, whole genome shotgun sequence genomic segment:
- the LOC138867274 gene encoding uncharacterized protein produces MLVDFAEAPSLNIMNAFFKNRLEQKWTWKSPSDVKNEIDHNFRRDIIINVVINKVNVGSDHRMVRGEIKVHLGRERNKLIRKLQPNLGNLKIRATEFSLNIQNKYSLLDDAALKSTNSPMKVSSNKDKTELV; encoded by the coding sequence atgctagtcgattttgcggaggctccatcactcaatatcatgaatgcATTCTTCAAAAATAGACTAGAAcagaagtggacatggaagtcgccatctgatgtcaaaaacgaaattgaccatAATTTTAGGCgggatataataataaatgtggtcattaataaagtaaatgttggcagcgaccatagaatggtcagaggcgaaattaaagtacacctcggaagggaaaggaacaaactcatACGTAAACTGCAGCCAAACTTAGGtaacttgaagatcagagcaacagaatttagccttaacATCCAAAACAAATATTCACTTCTCGACGACGCTGCTCTCAAATCAACAAACAGTCCAATGAAAGTATCCTCAaacaaggacaagacagaattaGTTTAA